In Arthrobacter sp. StoSoilB5, one genomic interval encodes:
- a CDS encoding DUF1003 domain-containing protein, which translates to MADNHATRSPRSTGRANNPGSLDTPLSGRQRILPKFSPNPDAFGNATEGFARFMGTPQFLVYMTIFCLFWLAWNTFAPTEWQFDRVELGFTLLTLMLSLQASYAAPLLLLAQNRQDDRDRVSLQQDRQRAERNLSDTEYLTRELASLRIALREVATRDYVRAELRSLLEDIIDAQEELRESEAAAEGSESPADKVKEKLKEKRDKSRGPRTQQIPKVRPPRATGPQHSSAKPAPPENPESRA; encoded by the coding sequence TTGGCTGATAACCACGCCACCCGATCCCCCAGGTCCACTGGACGCGCAAACAATCCGGGGAGCCTCGACACGCCCCTCAGCGGGCGTCAACGCATACTGCCTAAGTTCTCCCCCAACCCGGACGCGTTCGGCAATGCCACGGAGGGCTTCGCCCGGTTCATGGGTACGCCGCAGTTCCTCGTCTACATGACGATTTTCTGTCTCTTCTGGCTGGCCTGGAATACGTTTGCGCCCACGGAGTGGCAGTTCGACCGTGTGGAGCTTGGCTTCACGCTCTTGACACTCATGTTGTCGCTCCAGGCTTCCTACGCCGCGCCGCTCCTGCTGCTGGCCCAAAACCGTCAGGACGACCGGGACCGCGTTTCGCTTCAGCAGGATCGCCAGCGCGCTGAGCGGAACCTGTCAGACACGGAATACTTGACCCGCGAATTGGCTTCCCTGCGTATCGCACTGCGTGAGGTCGCCACACGCGACTACGTCCGCGCCGAACTTCGCAGCCTGCTGGAAGACATCATCGATGCCCAGGAGGAACTGCGGGAGAGCGAAGCAGCGGCAGAGGGAAGCGAGTCCCCGGCCGATAAAGTCAAGGAGAAACTGAAGGAGAAGCGGGACAAGTCGCGTGGCCCACGCACGCAGCAAATTCCGAAGGTCCGGCCTCCGCGGGCCACAGGGCCTCAGCACTCCAGCGCGAAACCGGCCCCACCCGAAAATCCCGAAAGCCGAGCGTAA
- a CDS encoding O-methyltransferase, protein MSADKSTSWSYAEDLPAEDDVLLRARERSFELGVKPISPGVGAVLTVLAAASKAQTVVEVGSGAGVSGVCLLRGLGPQAVLTTIDVDVEHLKAAREAFLESGSPANRTRTISGRAADVLPRLTDSAYDLVFIDADKPNFPRYVEQAIRLLKSGGTLVINDALDKDRVSNPAARDSTTVVLRQVGKSIRDDDRLASAMLPTGDGLLVAVKK, encoded by the coding sequence ATGAGTGCCGACAAGTCAACCAGCTGGTCCTATGCAGAAGATCTGCCTGCTGAGGACGACGTCTTGTTGCGGGCCCGTGAGAGGTCCTTCGAGCTGGGGGTCAAGCCCATCAGCCCCGGTGTTGGTGCGGTGCTGACCGTCCTTGCCGCGGCTTCCAAGGCACAGACAGTAGTCGAGGTTGGTTCCGGCGCGGGAGTCTCGGGTGTTTGTCTTCTGCGGGGCCTGGGCCCCCAGGCCGTTCTGACAACTATCGACGTCGACGTCGAACATCTCAAGGCCGCCCGGGAAGCCTTCCTTGAGTCCGGCAGCCCCGCCAACCGGACCCGGACTATCTCCGGCAGGGCCGCCGATGTCCTTCCACGCCTCACGGACTCCGCGTATGACCTGGTCTTCATCGACGCCGACAAGCCGAACTTCCCCCGCTACGTTGAACAGGCTATCCGGTTGCTCAAGTCCGGTGGCACCTTGGTGATCAACGATGCCCTGGACAAAGACCGCGTCTCAAACCCAGCTGCCCGCGACTCCACCACTGTGGTTCTTAGGCAAGTCGGCAAATCCATTCGCGACGACGACCGCCTGGCCTCTGCAATGCTTCCCACCGGCGACGGGCTTCTGGTGGCTGTCAAGAAATAG
- a CDS encoding PHP domain-containing protein, whose translation MRIDLHTHSNVSDGTETPAGVIISAAAAGLDVVALTDHDSTDGWELAAAAAKEHGVAFVPGMEISCRTEQGISVHLLSYLHDPSHPGLLEEITKSKDARLTRAERMVTLLSEDYPLTWDDVIHHVAPGATVGRPHIADALVAAGVVADRSEAFTSILTSHSRYFVQHYAPEPAFAVGLVRAAGGVPVFAHPVASARGRIVGERTYREMIDAGLLGLEIEHRDNPEEGRDYLRALAAENGLLITGSSDYHGTGKPNRLGENLTAPEVLERIEELGTGTQVVRP comes from the coding sequence GTGAGGATAGACCTGCATACGCACTCGAATGTTTCCGACGGAACCGAGACACCCGCCGGGGTGATCATTTCGGCCGCCGCTGCAGGCCTGGACGTTGTTGCGTTAACGGACCACGACTCCACTGATGGATGGGAACTGGCTGCTGCCGCGGCCAAGGAGCACGGTGTCGCTTTTGTTCCTGGCATGGAGATCTCCTGCCGGACGGAACAGGGCATCAGCGTTCACCTGTTGAGCTATTTACATGATCCCTCCCACCCAGGGCTCCTTGAAGAGATCACCAAGTCAAAGGACGCCAGGCTGACGCGCGCTGAGCGCATGGTCACGCTGTTGTCCGAGGATTACCCCCTGACGTGGGACGACGTCATCCACCATGTGGCCCCTGGAGCGACAGTAGGGCGTCCGCATATTGCCGATGCGTTGGTTGCTGCGGGCGTGGTCGCGGACCGCTCCGAAGCCTTCACGTCCATCCTCACCTCTCATTCGCGATACTTCGTGCAGCACTACGCGCCCGAACCCGCTTTCGCCGTCGGGCTTGTCCGTGCGGCTGGGGGAGTGCCGGTCTTCGCACATCCCGTGGCTTCGGCGAGGGGACGGATCGTGGGGGAGCGGACGTACCGGGAGATGATCGACGCCGGATTGTTGGGCCTTGAGATCGAGCACCGGGACAATCCGGAGGAGGGCCGAGACTACCTCCGTGCGCTCGCGGCAGAGAACGGCCTCCTCATCACGGGGTCCTCGGATTATCACGGGACAGGGAAACCGAACCGGCTGGGTGAGAATCTGACTGCTCCCGAGGTCCTGGAGAGGATTGAAGAGCTGGGCACTGGAACGCAGGTTGTCCGTCCCTAA
- a CDS encoding DEAD/DEAH box helicase, whose product MSELHTHEVLTDATGTESIEPEETIISDETPHEIEEKSFADYNVRPDIVESLADAGITHPFPIQAMTLPVALSGHDIIGQAKTGTGKTLGFGIPALQRVEGRDDPGYAKLAVPGAPQALVIVPTRELAVQVANDLQTASRKRNARIATIYGGRAYEPQIDALQKGVEVVVGTPGRLIDLYKQKHLSLKNVKMVILDEADEMLDLGFLPDVETLIAGTPAVRQTLLFSATMPGPVIAMARRYMTQPTHIRAADPNDEGLTKRDIRQLIYRAHSMDKTEVVARILQARGRGRTIIFTKTKRTAAKVAEELVDRGFAAAAIHGDLGQGAREQALRAFRNNKVDVLVATDVAARGIDVDDVTHVINYQCVEDEKIYLHRVGRTGRAGNKGTAVTFVDWDDMPRWGLINKALGLSVPEPVETYSSSPHLYSDLDIPEGTKGRLPRNKRTLAGVDAEVLEDLGETGKKNSRSAGSARDGGRDGGRGRDGRGRVNAGKSNEANSESNGDGGRNRTRRRRTSEAEAAPAAGSSETRTATGENAEKPARTRRTRTRRRNGEVVSGGTAGAQSGNSEA is encoded by the coding sequence GTGAGTGAATTGCACACCCATGAAGTCCTGACGGACGCCACCGGAACCGAATCCATCGAACCCGAGGAAACGATCATCTCCGATGAGACGCCCCACGAGATCGAAGAAAAATCGTTCGCTGACTACAACGTCCGCCCCGACATCGTCGAGTCCCTCGCTGACGCCGGAATTACGCACCCCTTCCCCATCCAGGCCATGACGCTGCCGGTAGCCCTCAGCGGCCACGACATCATCGGCCAGGCCAAGACCGGTACCGGCAAGACCCTCGGTTTCGGCATCCCGGCATTGCAGCGCGTGGAAGGCCGGGATGACCCTGGCTACGCAAAGCTGGCCGTCCCCGGTGCGCCGCAGGCCCTGGTCATCGTGCCCACCCGCGAGCTTGCGGTACAGGTGGCCAACGATCTTCAGACGGCATCCCGCAAGCGCAACGCCCGCATCGCCACCATCTACGGTGGCCGCGCCTATGAGCCGCAGATTGACGCCCTCCAGAAGGGCGTCGAGGTAGTGGTCGGCACCCCCGGGCGTTTGATCGACCTTTACAAGCAGAAGCACCTCAGCCTGAAGAACGTCAAAATGGTGATCCTGGACGAGGCCGACGAAATGCTGGACCTGGGCTTCCTGCCGGACGTCGAAACACTCATTGCAGGTACGCCGGCTGTTCGCCAGACTTTGCTCTTCTCCGCCACAATGCCCGGACCGGTCATCGCGATGGCCCGCCGCTACATGACGCAGCCTACCCACATCCGGGCAGCCGATCCGAACGATGAAGGCCTCACCAAGCGCGACATCCGCCAGCTCATCTACCGTGCCCACAGCATGGACAAGACCGAGGTTGTGGCCCGCATCCTGCAGGCCCGCGGACGTGGCCGCACCATTATCTTCACCAAGACCAAGCGCACCGCGGCCAAGGTAGCTGAGGAGCTCGTTGACCGCGGATTCGCTGCGGCAGCCATCCACGGCGACCTCGGCCAGGGTGCACGCGAGCAGGCCCTTCGCGCCTTCCGCAACAACAAGGTGGACGTCCTGGTTGCCACGGACGTTGCCGCCCGTGGCATCGATGTGGATGACGTCACGCACGTCATCAACTACCAGTGCGTGGAGGACGAAAAGATCTATCTGCACCGCGTGGGCCGTACGGGCCGCGCCGGCAACAAGGGAACAGCGGTGACCTTCGTTGACTGGGACGACATGCCTCGCTGGGGCTTGATCAACAAGGCATTGGGGCTCAGCGTTCCGGAGCCGGTTGAAACCTACTCCTCTTCGCCCCACCTCTACAGTGACCTCGACATTCCCGAGGGCACCAAGGGCCGCCTCCCGCGCAACAAGCGCACGCTTGCCGGAGTCGACGCCGAGGTCCTTGAGGACTTGGGCGAAACGGGCAAAAAGAACTCCCGTTCCGCCGGTTCAGCCCGTGACGGTGGACGCGATGGCGGCCGTGGCAGGGACGGCCGCGGCCGTGTCAACGCTGGCAAGTCCAACGAAGCCAACTCTGAATCCAACGGTGATGGCGGCCGCAACCGTACGCGCCGCCGTCGTACATCCGAAGCCGAGGCGGCCCCCGCTGCCGGTTCCTCCGAAACCCGCACCGCCACGGGCGAGAACGCCGAGAAGCCGGCCCGCACGCGGCGTACCCGCACGCGCCGCCGTAACGGCGAAGTGGTTTCCGGTGGGACCGCTGGCGCCCAGTCCGGCAACTCCGAGGCCTAA
- a CDS encoding aminopeptidase P family protein, with protein sequence MNDAENTPYAESTDSQPLQERVNNRSQRPTSDAFKAFMASNWAPAPQVTPARDAVADHAARRRRAISELFKGERLVIPAGPLKVRSNDCDYRFRPHSGFAHLTGLGLDHEPDAVLILEPAAEGKGDDGGHHTATLYFRPLAGRDTEQFYADSRAGEFWIGARPTLAEFKARLGLPTAHISELELAITKNVGAPEIGGISIRLVRKVDDNIDALVDTARYNTAKDPENLDLGELDALDEKLSEALSELRLIKDEWEIEQMKIAVAATVEGFADVVRALPRALTHKRGERVVEGAFFARAREEGNELGYDTIAASGNNATVLHWTRNSGAVNAGELLLLDAGVEADSLYTADVTRTLPANGTFTDVQRKVYEAVLDAADAGFAAARPGVKFRDIHKAATTVLAERLAEWGLLPVSVEEAISPEGQQHRRWMPHGTSHHLGLDVHDCAQAKRELYLDGILTEGMVFTIEPGLYFKNEDLAIPAEYRGIGVRIEDDILMTAEGPVNLSAALPRKADDVESWMAGIYQEVAG encoded by the coding sequence GTGAATGATGCCGAAAACACCCCGTACGCGGAATCCACAGATTCCCAGCCCCTGCAAGAACGCGTCAACAACCGTTCGCAGCGGCCAACATCCGATGCCTTCAAGGCATTCATGGCCAGCAACTGGGCGCCCGCCCCGCAGGTAACCCCCGCTCGTGATGCCGTTGCAGACCACGCTGCCCGCCGCCGTCGTGCCATTTCCGAACTGTTCAAGGGCGAACGGCTCGTTATCCCGGCCGGTCCGCTGAAGGTCCGCTCAAACGACTGCGACTACCGCTTCCGCCCCCACTCCGGATTCGCCCACCTCACAGGTTTGGGCCTGGACCACGAGCCGGATGCCGTTTTGATCCTGGAGCCGGCGGCTGAAGGAAAAGGCGACGACGGCGGTCACCACACTGCGACGCTGTACTTCCGCCCCTTGGCCGGCCGCGACACCGAACAGTTCTACGCCGACTCCCGGGCCGGTGAATTCTGGATTGGGGCGCGACCCACACTGGCAGAATTCAAAGCCCGCCTGGGCTTGCCCACTGCACACATTTCCGAACTTGAACTGGCCATCACCAAGAACGTTGGCGCCCCGGAAATCGGTGGTATCTCCATCCGCCTGGTCCGCAAGGTAGATGACAACATCGATGCTTTGGTGGACACTGCCCGTTACAACACGGCCAAGGATCCCGAGAACCTTGACCTGGGCGAACTCGATGCCCTGGACGAAAAGCTCAGCGAAGCACTCTCCGAACTCCGCCTGATCAAGGACGAGTGGGAGATCGAGCAGATGAAGATCGCCGTTGCCGCCACCGTTGAAGGCTTCGCCGACGTCGTGCGGGCCCTCCCGCGCGCTTTGACGCACAAGCGCGGCGAACGCGTTGTTGAAGGCGCATTCTTTGCCCGTGCCCGCGAGGAAGGCAACGAGCTCGGCTACGACACCATCGCGGCCTCCGGCAACAACGCCACAGTGCTGCACTGGACCCGCAACTCGGGAGCCGTCAACGCTGGTGAACTCCTGCTGCTGGATGCAGGGGTGGAGGCTGATTCGCTCTACACGGCGGATGTCACGCGGACCCTGCCCGCAAACGGCACGTTCACCGATGTGCAGCGCAAGGTCTACGAAGCTGTCCTGGACGCCGCTGACGCGGGATTTGCCGCCGCACGGCCGGGCGTGAAATTCCGGGACATCCACAAGGCAGCCACCACGGTCCTTGCTGAGCGCCTCGCCGAGTGGGGTTTACTGCCGGTTTCTGTTGAGGAAGCCATCAGCCCCGAAGGCCAGCAGCACCGTCGCTGGATGCCGCATGGCACCAGCCACCACCTCGGCCTGGACGTCCACGACTGTGCCCAAGCCAAGCGTGAGCTCTACCTGGACGGAATCCTCACGGAGGGTATGGTATTCACGATCGAACCCGGCCTGTACTTCAAGAACGAAGACCTGGCCATTCCTGCCGAATACCGTGGCATCGGCGTCCGCATCGAGGACGACATCCTCATGACGGCAGAGGGCCCCGTGAACCTGAGCGCTGCCTTGCCACGCAAGGCCGACGACGTCGAATCCTGGATGGCTGGCATCTACCAGGAAGTTGCGGGCTAG
- a CDS encoding site-specific DNA-methyltransferase yields the protein MTETVWAPDGGNLVVHADNAEFLPTLPDGAFTLIYVDPPFNTGRVQRRQETRMVRNADGDGDRVGFKGRSYDTIKGALHSYDDAFSDYWSFLEPKLVEAWRLLADDGTLYLHLDYREVHYAKVMLDAIFGRECFLNEIIWAYDYGARAKNRWPTKHDNILVYVKNPAKYHFDNAEVDREPYMAPGLVTPAKRERGKLPTDVWWHTIVSPTGREKTGYPTQKPEGLVRRIVSASSREGDWCLDFFAGSGTLGAVAAKLGRNFVCVDQNEQAIEVMRKRLGAKASFHPN from the coding sequence ATGACTGAAACTGTTTGGGCGCCGGACGGCGGCAATCTGGTGGTGCACGCGGACAACGCGGAATTCCTCCCGACGCTGCCGGACGGTGCCTTCACACTCATTTACGTGGATCCGCCGTTCAACACAGGACGGGTCCAACGCCGCCAGGAAACGCGCATGGTCCGCAACGCGGACGGCGACGGCGACCGCGTCGGGTTCAAGGGACGCTCCTACGACACCATCAAGGGCGCCCTGCACAGCTATGATGACGCCTTCAGCGACTACTGGTCCTTCCTGGAACCCAAGCTCGTAGAGGCCTGGCGGCTCCTTGCCGACGACGGCACGCTGTACCTGCACCTGGATTACCGCGAGGTGCACTACGCCAAGGTGATGCTGGACGCCATCTTTGGCCGCGAGTGCTTCCTCAACGAGATCATTTGGGCCTACGACTACGGCGCCCGCGCCAAGAACCGTTGGCCCACCAAGCACGACAACATCCTGGTGTACGTAAAGAACCCCGCGAAGTATCACTTCGACAACGCTGAAGTAGACCGCGAACCCTACATGGCCCCAGGCCTGGTCACCCCTGCCAAACGCGAGCGCGGCAAACTCCCCACGGACGTTTGGTGGCACACCATTGTCTCGCCCACAGGCAGGGAAAAGACGGGCTACCCAACCCAAAAACCCGAAGGCCTGGTGCGCAGGATCGTCTCCGCTTCAAGCCGCGAGGGCGATTGGTGCCTGGACTTCTTTGCTGGATCAGGAACCCTCGGCGCTGTTGCCGCCAAACTGGGCCGCAACTTCGTCTGCGTGGACCAGAACGAGCAAGCCATCGAGGTCATGCGAAAGCGCCTGGGCGCCAAAGCGTCCTTCCACCCAAATTAG
- a CDS encoding CBS domain-containing protein, whose amino-acid sequence MSTHPSRVFVARLLGLDVFDPLGDRLGRLRDVVVLSRGSRGAPHVVGIVVEVPGKKRVFVPMTRITSIDQTQIICTGLVNLRRFEQRGAETLVVAEMFDRRVTLADGSGDATIEDIAMDQHRSKDWFVSKLFVRRGHSLSPLSRLRRNETLIIDWADAQTGGHNEPQAATQFVATHEDLKPADFAEALQEMSDKRRFEVASELQDERLADVLQELPEDDQVEILSALDVERAADVLEEMDPDDAADLLAELPSAQAEELLQLMEPQEAEDVRRLLEYDEDTAGGLMTPVPVILPPEATVAEALAHVRREELSPALASSIFIARPPLETPTGRFLGVVHIQQLLRFPPPEPLGNLVDKNLEPLSDQAHISEVARTLATYNLNSLPVVDDDGRLVGAVTVDDVLDHLLPDDWRAHEDDAPVRKLGGRIG is encoded by the coding sequence ATGAGCACACATCCCTCACGCGTCTTTGTCGCGCGCCTGCTCGGCTTGGACGTCTTCGACCCCCTGGGCGATCGTTTGGGCCGGCTCCGCGACGTCGTCGTGCTCTCCCGGGGGTCCCGCGGAGCCCCGCATGTGGTGGGCATCGTGGTAGAAGTACCTGGCAAAAAGCGGGTCTTCGTACCCATGACCCGGATCACCTCCATCGACCAGACGCAGATCATCTGCACTGGCCTGGTAAACCTGCGTCGTTTCGAACAACGGGGTGCTGAAACGCTGGTTGTAGCAGAGATGTTTGATCGCAGGGTCACCCTGGCCGACGGCAGCGGAGACGCCACAATTGAGGACATCGCCATGGACCAGCACCGGTCCAAGGACTGGTTCGTCAGCAAACTCTTCGTCCGTCGCGGACATTCGTTGTCGCCCCTGAGCAGGCTGCGTCGCAATGAGACCCTGATCATCGACTGGGCCGACGCCCAAACCGGCGGCCACAACGAGCCGCAGGCGGCCACACAGTTCGTTGCCACGCACGAGGACCTCAAACCTGCCGACTTCGCCGAGGCCCTGCAGGAGATGAGCGACAAGCGCCGCTTTGAAGTAGCAAGCGAACTTCAGGACGAGCGCTTGGCGGACGTCCTCCAGGAGCTTCCCGAAGACGACCAGGTGGAGATCCTCTCCGCGCTGGACGTGGAACGGGCCGCCGACGTCCTGGAGGAAATGGATCCCGACGACGCCGCCGACCTTCTCGCCGAACTCCCCTCGGCGCAAGCTGAAGAACTGCTGCAGCTCATGGAGCCCCAGGAGGCCGAAGACGTGCGGCGTCTCCTGGAGTACGACGAAGACACTGCAGGTGGCCTGATGACACCGGTGCCCGTCATCCTTCCACCTGAAGCCACGGTGGCCGAAGCCCTGGCCCACGTGCGCCGTGAGGAACTCTCCCCCGCCCTGGCGTCTTCCATCTTCATCGCGCGTCCTCCCTTGGAAACGCCCACCGGCCGCTTCCTGGGCGTCGTACATATACAACAACTCTTGCGCTTCCCTCCTCCCGAACCGCTGGGCAACCTCGTTGACAAGAACCTTGAACCGCTCTCGGACCAGGCGCATATCAGCGAAGTAGCCCGAACGCTGGCCACGTACAACCTCAACTCGCTTCCCGTCGTCGACGACGACGGCCGCCTTGTGGGGGCGGTGACTGTTGATGACGTGTTGGATCACCTGTTGCCCGATGACTGGCGCGCTCACGAGGACGACGCCCCTGTAAGGAAACTCGGAGGCCGCATTGGCTGA
- a CDS encoding Sec-independent protein translocase TatB → MFGINGPEFILLLIIGVLVIGPSRLPEYTQKLANLVKEVRRMASGAREQIKEEVGIDIDEVDWKKYDPRQYDPRRIIKDALLDDDSKPVNAGAPAAAATVASAAVDTKPKAPARIIERLAEGEAAPFDTEAT, encoded by the coding sequence GTGTTTGGAATCAACGGCCCGGAGTTCATACTCCTTCTGATTATCGGCGTACTCGTCATCGGTCCCAGCCGTTTGCCCGAATACACTCAAAAGCTCGCCAACCTGGTGAAGGAAGTCCGCCGGATGGCCTCTGGCGCACGCGAGCAGATCAAGGAAGAAGTCGGCATCGACATCGATGAGGTCGACTGGAAGAAGTACGATCCCCGCCAGTACGATCCGCGGCGCATCATCAAGGATGCCTTGCTTGATGACGATTCCAAGCCCGTCAACGCCGGCGCACCAGCCGCTGCCGCAACAGTTGCGTCCGCAGCAGTAGACACCAAGCCCAAAGCTCCGGCCCGGATTATTGAGCGGCTGGCCGAGGGCGAGGCTGCGCCCTTCGACACGGAAGCTACTTAG
- the sigE gene encoding RNA polymerase sigma factor SigE, whose amino-acid sequence MPASHAAPVQTTESLEAATDWVMPSWEDVVANHSAKVYRLAYRLTGNKFDAEDLTQEVFVRVFRSLENFKPGTLDGWLHRITTNLFLDQARRKSRIRFDALAEDAESRLPGREPGPEQSFEHNNLDLDVQRALEELPPDFRAAVVLCDLEGLSYDEVAEALGVKLGTVRSRIHRGRTMLREKLAHRDPRPADARKPRLKMPRIASIL is encoded by the coding sequence ATGCCGGCATCGCATGCTGCGCCAGTCCAGACAACAGAGAGCCTTGAGGCCGCTACGGACTGGGTCATGCCCAGCTGGGAGGACGTGGTCGCCAACCACTCCGCCAAGGTATACCGCCTCGCCTATCGCCTGACCGGAAATAAGTTCGACGCCGAGGACCTCACCCAGGAGGTGTTCGTCAGGGTCTTCCGTTCCCTTGAAAACTTCAAGCCGGGGACTTTGGACGGTTGGCTGCACCGCATCACCACCAACCTGTTCCTGGACCAGGCGCGTCGTAAGAGCCGAATCCGCTTTGACGCCCTTGCCGAGGACGCCGAGTCACGCCTGCCGGGCCGTGAGCCAGGTCCCGAGCAGAGTTTTGAGCACAACAACCTGGACCTTGACGTTCAGCGCGCGTTGGAAGAACTGCCACCGGATTTCAGGGCCGCCGTTGTTTTGTGCGATCTTGAAGGATTGTCCTACGACGAAGTGGCGGAAGCGCTGGGCGTGAAGCTCGGGACAGTCAGGTCCCGTATCCACCGTGGCCGCACCATGCTGCGGGAGAAGCTTGCCCACCGTGACCCACGCCCGGCTGACGCCCGTAAGCCCCGCCTGAAGATGCCTCGCATCGCAAGCATTCTTTAG
- a CDS encoding Mrp/NBP35 family ATP-binding protein, which translates to MTTPSAEALHAALATVIDPELRRPITELGMVESVAANDDGTVHLAVLLTIAGCPLRETITEDATTALSGVAGVTGVDVELKVMTPAQREALKEQLRGPGGQRGIPFAKPGCLTKVYAVASGKGGVGKSSVTVNLACALAAQGLRVGIVDADVHGFSVPGLMGITQKPTQVDDMILPPVAYGVKVISIGMFVAGNQPVAWRGPMLHRALEQFLTDVYFGDLDALFLDLPPGTGDIAISVAQLLPNAEILVVTTPQAAAADVAERAGTIATQTGQKVAGVIENMSFLEMPDGGRMDLFGSGGGAVLAERLSAAVGSDVPLLGQIPLDIRLREGGDAGKPVVLGASETAAAKALEGIAGMLATRPRGLSGMPLGIQPR; encoded by the coding sequence ATGACCACTCCATCCGCCGAGGCACTTCACGCTGCCCTGGCAACCGTCATTGACCCCGAGTTGCGGCGTCCCATCACCGAACTCGGCATGGTGGAGTCCGTGGCAGCCAACGACGACGGCACCGTCCACTTGGCGGTGCTGCTGACGATCGCGGGCTGCCCCCTGCGCGAAACGATTACGGAGGATGCGACAACCGCCCTCTCCGGCGTGGCAGGTGTCACGGGCGTTGACGTAGAGCTGAAGGTCATGACCCCCGCCCAGCGCGAGGCATTGAAGGAACAACTCCGCGGTCCCGGCGGTCAACGGGGCATCCCCTTCGCCAAGCCCGGTTGCCTGACGAAGGTCTACGCCGTGGCGAGTGGCAAGGGCGGCGTGGGCAAGTCTTCCGTCACCGTCAATCTTGCCTGCGCACTGGCCGCACAGGGCCTCCGAGTCGGCATCGTGGATGCCGACGTGCACGGTTTCTCAGTGCCCGGGCTTATGGGCATCACGCAGAAACCCACCCAGGTGGACGACATGATCCTGCCTCCGGTGGCCTACGGGGTGAAAGTCATATCCATTGGCATGTTCGTTGCGGGAAACCAGCCGGTGGCATGGCGTGGTCCCATGCTGCACCGCGCCTTGGAACAGTTCCTCACGGACGTGTACTTTGGTGACCTGGATGCCCTTTTCCTGGACCTGCCTCCCGGAACAGGCGATATCGCCATCTCCGTGGCCCAGCTCCTCCCGAACGCCGAAATCCTCGTGGTGACCACCCCGCAGGCAGCCGCTGCGGACGTTGCCGAACGCGCCGGAACCATCGCCACCCAAACGGGCCAGAAGGTGGCCGGCGTCATCGAGAACATGTCCTTCCTGGAAATGCCCGACGGCGGCCGCATGGACTTGTTCGGAAGTGGGGGCGGTGCCGTCCTGGCTGAGCGGTTGAGTGCTGCCGTGGGCAGCGATGTGCCCCTTCTCGGCCAGATTCCGTTGGACATCCGGCTGCGTGAGGGCGGGGATGCAGGGAAGCCCGTGGTCCTTGGCGCAAGTGAAACTGCCGCCGCGAAGGCGCTGGAAGGGATTGCCGGGATGTTGGCGACGCGGCCGCGGGGATTATCCGGCATGCCGCTGGGAATCCAGCCGCGCTGA
- a CDS encoding general stress protein, translated as MSNIFGAPKAVEESRSVPQGDTVGSYTSYLDAQKAVDYLADQQFPVQLVSIVGNDLKMVERVTGRLSYPRVALSGALSGMWFGLFVGVMLSFFTPAGGTFSIITSVLMGAAFFMLFGIATYATQRGKRDFTSTSQVVATNYDVIVAIEAAHEARRLLQQLPMNASQAASGQARNYNAQNAPFQQPGQAPDRPATWNDPYGQRGPEPTESGASGAQAPAAQPAPNPTPSPVRFPDLPDGRPQYGVRVTEGQNAPRHEDQQPGNDDPHKQ; from the coding sequence ATGTCTAACATTTTTGGTGCTCCAAAAGCCGTTGAGGAATCCCGCAGCGTACCCCAAGGTGACACTGTTGGCTCGTACACCTCATATTTGGATGCCCAGAAGGCGGTGGACTACCTCGCGGACCAGCAGTTCCCCGTCCAGTTGGTATCGATCGTGGGCAACGACCTCAAAATGGTGGAACGGGTAACCGGCCGCCTAAGCTATCCGCGCGTGGCACTGTCGGGTGCTTTGAGCGGCATGTGGTTCGGCCTCTTCGTCGGCGTCATGCTCTCCTTCTTCACGCCGGCAGGTGGCACGTTCTCCATCATCACCTCTGTGCTCATGGGCGCGGCTTTCTTCATGCTGTTCGGGATCGCCACGTACGCCACGCAGCGGGGCAAGCGCGACTTCACGTCCACCAGCCAGGTGGTTGCCACCAACTACGACGTCATTGTTGCCATCGAGGCAGCCCACGAAGCCCGCCGGTTGCTCCAGCAACTGCCCATGAACGCCTCCCAGGCCGCGTCTGGGCAGGCGCGGAATTACAATGCGCAGAACGCGCCATTCCAGCAGCCGGGCCAGGCGCCCGACCGTCCTGCCACCTGGAACGATCCTTATGGCCAGCGCGGACCGGAGCCTACCGAATCCGGTGCTTCCGGCGCCCAGGCTCCCGCTGCACAGCCTGCACCAAACCCGACGCCATCACCTGTGCGCTTCCCGGATCTGCCGGATGGCCGCCCCCAGTACGGCGTCCGTGTCACCGAGGGCCAGAATGCACCCCGGCACGAGGACCAACAGCCTGGGAACGACGACCCGCACAAGCAGTAG